In Halomicrobium zhouii, the sequence CGGCCGCGGCGACCGATGACCCTGCCCGACTGGGCGCCGGCGTCGGCCGACGAGACCGCCGTCTGGCAGGGAAAGCCGCGCGCTCGCATCGTCCACTGGGGCGTCGTGACTGGCGTGCTGGTCGCGGTGACGGTCCTCGGCGTCGGTGGGTTCCTCTGGCGAAGCGGTGCCATCGGCCTCGCCCTCCTCGCCGCGTGCGCCGCGGTCGCTCTGGTGGGGTTCGCCATGCCGGCCGGGTCCGCCTATCTCTGGCGTACACACACTGACTACCTGCTCACGGACGCGGCGCTGTACCACCGCACCGGTGCCGTCTGGGTCACAGTGACGGAACTCGGCCTCGAGAAGGTCCAGAACTCCGCGTACTCCCAGGGCGTCTTCGGGACGATGTTCGACCACGGGACCGTCACGGTGGACACCGCGGGAAGTGAGGGCGCCGAACTCAGTCTGCGTGCCCTCGACGACCCGGACGACGTTCACCGTCTCGTCGCCGAGCGCGCGGGGGTGACCGGGAGCGATGAATCGATCCCTGGGACGATCGAACAGTGGCGAGCAGTGCTCGACGAGGTTCGCAAGCTACGGACAGTTCTCCGAACGGAGTGATCCTGGGGTAGGTCTGGTCGCCGATGGGACGATCACGGCCCGAAAGCGGCACAATATATTCATACGGTTGGCCACAGAGTCACAGATATGGCGACAATTTCGACCGACGTCAATCGCCCTTACTTGCCCTCCGACGGTGCGAAGATCACGGCCGAGATCGACGTCGAACCGGGCGAACAGGACGAGAGCGTACGACGACACGTGGCGCTGTGTATCGACACCAGCGGATCCATGGGCGGCGCGAAGATCCAGCAGGCCCGTGACGGGGCCGCGTGGGTGTTCGGACTGCTCGACGACGACGACTACGTCAGTCTCGTCGGCTTCGATACCGACGCGACGGTCCACATCCCCACGACGCGCTGGGGCCGACTGGAACGCGACGAGGCGATGGACGCCGTCGAGGACCTGACCGCAGGCGGTGGCACCGACATGTTCGGCGGGCTGGCGTCGGCCCGCGAGGAACTCGCGTCCTCTCGCGCCGGCCCAGACGCCGTCAAACGCCTCCTCCTGCTCTCGGACGGCAAGGACAACGAACACGAGCCCGACGACTTCGAGGAACTGGCCCGCGAAATCGACAACTCGGGCGTCCGCATCCAGTCCGCTGGCATCGGCGAGGACTACAACGAGGACACCATCCGGACGCTCGGAACGACCGCCCGCGGCACCTGGACCCACCTCGAAGCGCCGGGCGACATCGAGGAGTTCTTCGGCGACGCCGTCGAGCAGGCGGCCTCCGTCGTCGCGCCGGACGCACAGGTCGAACTCGACGTGGCCCCCGGCGTCGAGGTGAGCGAGGTGTACCGCGCGCTCCCGCAGGCCCAGGAGGTCGACGTCGAGTGGGAGGACAACGCCGCGGTCGTCAAACTCCCCGACCTGACCGAGCGCGAACACCAGCGCGTCGTCCTGAAGATCCACGCGCCCGCCCGTCGCGAACTGGAGGAAGTCACCCTCGCCGACGTGACCCTCTCCGCGCGCGGCGACACCGCCAGCGACGACGTCACCGTCGAGTACACCGACGACAACGAGAAGCTCGCAGAACACGACGAGTCGGTCTCGATCGACCACAAGCAGACCGTCATCCGGACGGAACTCGGCAAGGGCAACGTCGAGGCCGCCGAGACCCAGGTCGAGAAGATGACCGTCGTCCACGGCGAGGACACGGAGGCCGTCCAGGAGGCCGACCGCCAGACCCAGATCGTCAAGGAGGGCGGCCGCGCCGAACAGAGCCAGGCCACCCAGATCGTCGACGACGCCGACCGGCTCGGATGACCGGTCGACGGGACGATACGGGAGGTGCCCGCCGATGAGCGCTACCGCGCTCGCGAGCGGCGACCTCGTCGCCGACCGGTACCGCATCGAGAACGAGGCCGGCAGCGGCGGCTTCGCCATCGCGTACGAGGCCGTCGACACGCAGACCGGTGACACGGTCGCCGTGAAGGTCCCCAACACCGCCGGGTCGAGCAACGACGCGGCCGTCGTCGAGGAGTACTTCCTGAAGGAGGCCACCGCACTGGAGAGCATCCGCGACGCCGGCGGCCACCCGAACGTGATGAACCTCCTCGACCGCCACGAGGACGAAGACGGCCCGGTCCTCGTCGTGGAGTTCGTCGACGGGTACGAACTGGACGACGCCATCGACAAGACCGGGCCACTCGACCCCGCAGAGGTCCGCGAAGTGGGCGTCGGCCTCTGTGGCGCCATGTCCTTCCTCCACGAGAACGAGATCGTCTACCGCGACCTGAAGCCGGACAACGTCATGCTGACCGAACGAGACGGCCGCGTCACGCCGGTGCTCATCGACTTCAACACGGCGACCGGATTCGACGCTTCCGGCGAGGCCGAGGACTCCGGGACGACGATCCTGGGTCCGTACAAACCCCGCGAGGTCGCCGACGCGAGTCGGTCGGAGGCCCGCCAGGGGCCCTGGTCCGACGTCTACTCCATCGGGAAGATACTGCTCTTCCTGCTGAAGGGCACGGTTCCGAAGATGGACGGCGTCGACCCGCGGGACTTCGGCGTCGACTGCCCGCCCTACCTCGCCGAGATCGTCGAGCGGGCGACGGCGACGAGCTACGAGGACCGCTACCACAACGCCACCGCGATGGAGCACGTCCTCCGCGAGAAGGACCCGACGCCGCCGCCGCAGGCCTCGGTCCGGTATCTCCAGCAGGCGGACCGCTACACCATCCACGTCGGGGACACCATCGGCCGTGAGGACGCCGTCGGTCCTTCACCCGCCGTCGCCATCCAGGACGACGATGAGTACATCTCGACCGTCCAGGTCCAGTTCGACGTCGACGACCACGGCAACTGGGTGCTGCGCGACCGGAGCCTCAACGGGACGTACGTCCAGACCGGCGACGGCTGGCAGCGCGTTCTGGGCGAGGCGGGCCGCGAACGCCTGCGCGAGCAGGGCGAGGACCCGACGGACCGCCACGGCAACGTCCCGCCGACCACCTTCCGACTGCAGGACGGCGACCTCGTCGCGCTCGTCCACCCGAGCTACGGGGTCACCTTCGAGTTCCACCAGCACTGAACCATGGACTACGCTACCAACTACGACGTCGGGGACCGCAAGCGCGGCGGGGGTATCAACGAGGACAGCGTCGCGCTGTCCGTCTTCGAACAGGGCCACCGGTCGGGAGTGACCGCGGACGGAACCGACGGGAACGGAATCGGGAGGGACGGGGCCGGCGAACCCGACGAGAGCGAGGGCCCGCCCGCGAACCGCAGCGCCGCCGTGTTCGCGCTCGCGGACGGCGCGGGTGGCCACGACGCGGGCGACGTCGCCTCCTACCTGGCGACGACGGTCGTCTGCGAGGAACTGGCACCAGTCGTCGCAGAGGCGGCCCGTCGCGACCCCGGCGATTTCGCTGTCGATATCGACGAGTCCCTGTTGCCCGACCGACCGAGCGCGACCGACCTCCAGACGGCCGTCGCGGACGCTATCGTTGCCGCCCACCGCGCGGTCGTAGCGTACGCCGCCGAGAGCGGGACACAGGCCTACACCACGGTCGTCGCGGGCGTCGTCGTCGACGGCGAAGTCCACTACGGCTGGGTCGGTGACAGCCGCGCGTACCTCGTCAACGGTGCGCGCCAGTCCATCGAATTACTCACGAAGGACCACGGCGTCGTCCAGGAGCTACACGACCGGGGCGAAATCGACGACGTCGCGGCCCACGTCCACCCCAGGGGGAACGAGATAACGCGCGCACTCGGCGGCGCGGGCGACGGGGACCCGGAGACGGCGTCGGTCCCGGTCGAGACCAACTCCGTCCCGATCTTCGCCGAGGATGTCCTGCTCGTGACGAGTGACGGCCTGATCGACGCCCAGACCGACGCCCCCGCGCTGTACGAGCGCTACGTCGAGGCGGGCCGGAGCGACGAGGCCGCCGAGGTCGTGCGCGACGCCGTCGTCACGGACGAGGAGATCCGCGACCTGGTTCTCGGGTCGGACTCGCTGGTCGACGCCGCGTCGGGCCTGATCGACCTGTCGAACGACCGCGGCGGGAAGGACAACCTGTCGGTCGTCCTGGCCCGCGACTCCGCACTTCCGTCGACCCCCGGCGAGGACGAGGGGATGCCGGTCCGGGCCGTCGACCCGGACGACCCGGTCGAGGACCGGGAGACCGTGATCCTTCCCGGGGAGTGACTGTCACAGAAGCTTCCCGAGGAGTAGCTGGCCCCGAAGCGTGAGCGCCCCCGTCTCGGGCTCACTGGAGTGTATTTTTCCGGTTCGCTGACGGAAACTATTTTCACCACCTGGGTATAGTGTATTCCCAGGCATGTCCGAGAGTGACACGGCGTCGGTCGAATGCCCGCTCTGTGGCGAGGCGTTCGACCCGGCTGCCGCTGGGGGCTGGTGTACAAACTCCGACTGTGGCGAGTGGCAGTACGAAGCCGACGCCACGTCGGACGAGCAATCGGTGGGTGCGGACGATTCGACAGCCGACGGTGAGGACCCGCTCGCCGACGTCGCGGACGGCTCTGAGCCGACAGACCCGCCGTCGTGGATGCAGGAGGACGACGACGAGTCGGCCGACGCCGACGAGAGCGACGGTACGGACGACGCCGCACCGGACGAGGCAGCTGGTGCGGTCGACGACGACGCCGCACCGGACGAGGCGGCTGGTGCGGTCGACGACGACGGCGCGGACGACGACGTCGCAGACGACGCGGAGACAGAGGCCGATCTCGAAGCGGACGACGCGGTGTCCACGTCCGACGCGGACGATGGCGCGGCCGACGCGGACTCGTTCGACTGCCCAGGTTGTGGCACCGAGCTGGCGGCCGACGTCAACTTCTGTCCCGACTGCGGCTCGGACGTGAGCAGTTTCCCGGCCGACGACGGCGCGGACGACGAACTCGCCGCGTGTCCGTCCTGTGGCGGCGACGTCGACGCGGACGACAGCTTCTGTGCGCAGTGCGGTGAGGACCTCGACGCTCACCGCGGCGGCGCGAACGTCCTGACGGAGTGTCCCGACTGCGGAACCGACGTCGGTCCGGACGACAGTTTCTGTGCCGACTGTGGAACCGACCTCGACGCCGCCCGCTCGGGCGGCGCTGCGGGGGCCGGCGACGCGTCAGGCGACAGCGCGCCCAGCGCGCTCGCACTGACCGCCCACGGGAAGACCGTCGTGGCCGGGGACGGCGACATCGTCGGCCGCGAGATCAGGTCGCTCCTGACCGAGGCGGGCCGACCAGAGGACGAGGCGGTTCGCGTCCACCGCGAACACGTCCGGTTCGTCCGCGAAGACGGCCAGTTCTACGCGGTCGCGCTCGGCCAGAACCCGACCCGCGTGAACGGCACGTCGCTGACGAAAGGCGACCGGGAGGCGGTCGCGCCCGGCGACGAACTCGAACTCTCCGAGGTCGTCACCCTCGACGTCGAGGCGGCCTGACCACCGACATTTCTCCGTCTCGATCGCAGCGTACAACGCGGCGAGTCGAAGCTGTCGCGTAACAGCTTTCCCATCCGGCGAAAAACACCCTCCAAGCAATGTCCGGACGCCGACGGCGCGAACTCGCCGATTCGTTTCGCCTCGTCACTGGTGACGAGCAGTGGTGCCTCCGCGACCTGCTGGTCGGCGTCGTCGCGGCCGCCGTCTGGATCGGCGGGACGGGTGCGCTCGCCATCCAGGTTGCCGACGTACTCGGCGTTCCACTCGGACTCGGGGTCGGTGAGAGCCCGTCGCCGCTCGCGGTCGGCCTCTTCGCCGTCCTCTGGCTCGCCGTCCCGGCCGTCGCCGTCACGGTCCGAATCCGGCGACGGACGCTGAACCTCCGCGGCAACGTCGAACAGTACTACCGCTTCGAACATCCGGCCGCGTTACTCGCGCCGCCAGCGCTCCTCGTCGTCGTGGCTGTCGTGGTCGGAATGGCCCTCGGCGGGTTCCCGTCGTCCGTCTCCCTGGTGTTGCTCCCCGTCGGCCTGTTCGCCCTGATACGGACGCTCGCCTTCAGCTACCGGGTGTACTCCTTCTCTCACCCGCTGGTCGTCCATCTCTTCGTCGCCGTCTCGACCACGGTGGCACTCGCCAGCGCGCTGGCGGCAGTCGGGATGGCGACGGGGCAGGGCCAGTTCACAGAGCGGGTACTCCGCGCGGCGGGACTGCCGTCGTGGGTCCTCGGGACCGTCTCGGTCGAGGGCGTCGTCGTGTCGGGCGTCGCCGTGGTGGCGGCGCTTCCGGTCGGCCTGGCGCTGGCGTACGTGCTGGTCCAGACGGTGGTCTCGCTGGCCGTGCGGCTGGTCGAACCCGACGTCGACCGGTCCTCGATGCGGACTGGCCAGCGGTATCCGCCGTTCCTGGACTCGACCACGCCAGTCGGTACCTCCGTCGATTCGTCGGATTCCTCAGCCGGGTCGACTGGCACGGACACCGACGCCTCGACTGCAGACCGGGGGCCGACCGAATCGGACGGAGACGGGACGGACTCGGAAGATTCGGTGGAATCCGACGACGAGGGGGAGGACCTCGACGACGTCAGTAACACGCGCGTGTTCACGCCGCCCGCCGACGACGGTGACGGCGGATTCGGGTCCAGTACGGCCGGCGAGACGCGCTCGGTTCCGGGGACCGACGACGAAGTGACGTCCTCGACTGGCGGTGGTTCTCGCTGTGACGCCTGTGGCGAGACCTTCTCGATGGAGACGGACGTCCGGTTCTGTCCCAACTGTGGAACCGCGCTGGACGGCGAGTGATCGACTGCGGGTTTCGCGACTCCCGGGCCGTCAGGCCAGTGGCCGGAACCACACGGCCGCGAGCAACAGGGCGAGAAAGACGTAGGACCCCCGGATGAGGAGCATCGTCGCGAGTTCGGCGTCGGCGTTCCGCGAGAGCACGGCCACGATGCCGAACGCGAGGGCTGCGAGCGCGGCGCTCGGCGGAATCGAACTCATCGTGACCGCCATCGCGAGCACGGCGACCATCCCCAGGAACATCAGACCGTAGGCCAGCCGCCGCGCCCGGGTCCGCCCGAGGACGACGGCGACGGTTCGCTTGTCGATGGAGCGATCGTACTCGACGTCGGTCGAGTCGTCGATGACCTTGATTCCCGAGAGGACGACCAGGAAGACGACGGCCAGTGCGACGACGACGGGCGCAAGCCCGGCCGTCTGGACGTAGAACCCGCCGAGTAGCGCGAAGGCGATGCCGGTCGGGTAACCGATGCTCGCGGTGACCGGATGCATGTCGAGCCGGGGGGCGTGGTGGTAGCCGATGAGCCACCCCGGGAGCGTGATCAGGGCGGCCCAGACGTCGACGAGCGCGAACAGGCCGAGCGTGCAGGCGAAGAACCCGACGGAGGTGCCGGCCAGCGCGAGGCGACAGCCCCGTTCCGAGAGCGGGTGGTCGTCGTCCTCCCCGCGGCCGTAGAAGTCGACGTAGCCGTCTTTCACGTGGGCGGTGTAGAGGCCGAAGAAGACGGCGGCGAGGTGGACGCCGGCGAGCGGGAGGGAGAACTGGTCGGCCAGCAGTCCGCCGAACAGCGACGCCGAGAGCGGCGGGAGCATGAAGACGGGGTGGACCTGCGAGGCGAGCGCCCGAACGGCGGCCGCGACGCCGGATCCGTGCCGCGCGATTGCCATGTGCGGTCAAAGGGGCGCTCGTGTTAAAAATCCAATCAGAATATGGGGTGGTCGGCCCGCTCCCCTACCGCCAGTTCCCCCGGTCGAGGACGAATCCGGAGACGTGGGAGGCCAAGTCGCGGGCGTCGCGTTCGGTCGGCGCGTGGAGTTCGCCGGAGACTGACCCGGCCTCGCCGCCGACGCCTTCCGTCTCCGAGACCGGGTCAGTCCCGGTGGGGTAGGGCCGTCGCGAGCGGACGCGGTCGCGCAACGCCTGGAGCGCGGCCTGGGTCAGTTCGGCGTCGAGGTGCTGGAGGTCGTAGTGGACGACGTAGCCGCGCGCGGCGTCGCGGACGGCGAGCACTGGCTGGCCGCGGTCGGCACAGCGCTCCCAGAGAGCCCGCTGTTCGTCGACCGTCTCGTAGACGGGGACGTTCGAGGACGCCAGGTATTCCATCGGTGGGACTGTACGGTCTGGAACACTATTGGCCTGTCGTCGGGCCCGGTGACAGTTCGCCGGACGGCGTCGCGATCGCGGGACAGAAACTCGATACCGGATCGGTCACGTGCCGGGTGTCCTCGCGGACGGACCGCCTGAGCGGTGGTCAGTGTCGGACCGATTGAGCGGTGGTCAGTGTCGGACCGCCTGTGCGGCGTCGTCCATAATCTCGAGTGCCTCTTTCAGCGTCTCGACGTCGACGGCGTAGGAGATGCGCGCGTACCCCGCGCCGTGCTCGCCGAAGGCCTCGCCCGGGACGATGACGACGCCGCGGTCGATCACTTCGTCGACGAACCCTTCGGGGACCTTCGGCATCGCGTAGAAGGCGCCCTGGGGTGTGGGACAGTCGAGGCCGGCGTCGGCGAGGCCGTCGACGAGGACGTCGCGACGCTCCTCGAAGGCGGCGCTCATCTCCGCGACGGCGTCCTGGGGCCCGTTCAGCGCCGCTTCGGCGGCGTACTGCGAGGGCGCGGCGGCGCAGGCCTGGGCGTACTGGTGGACGCGCAGCATGCGCTCGACGCGCTCGTTCGACCCCGTCACCCAGCCGAGTCGCCACCCGGTCATCGAGTAGCTCTTCGAGCAGCCGTTGACGACGACGACGTTGCCGGTGTCGTCGAACTCCGCGGGCGAGCGGTGTTCACCGTCGAAGACGATGTGTTCGTACATCTCGTCGGAGATGCACAGCACGTCGTGGTCGCTGGCGATGCGGGCGAACTCTCGCATGTCCTCGGGCGACTGGACCGCGCCGGTCGGATTGGCGGGGCTGTTGACGACGAACGCCGCGGTGTCGTCGGTGATGGCGTCCTCCACCGTCGCGGGATCCATCGTCAGGTCCTCGCGTAGCGGGACGGGCCTCGGCGTCCCGCCGGCGAGTTTCGTCAGCGCGTCGTAGGAGACGAATCCCGGGTCGGGGAAGACGACCTCCTCGCCCGCGTCGACGTGGGCCTCGATGGCGACGTGGAGCGCCTCGCTCCCGCCAGCGGTCGCGATGATATCCCCGGGGTCGACGTCGAGGTCGTTGTCCCGCGCGTGCTTGTCCGCGATGGCCTCCCGCAGCGACTCGGTCCCCTTGTTCGACGTGTACGCGTCCACGTCGCCGGCCCGGATGGCGTCGATGGCGCCCTCCCTGGCGTGCTCGGGCGTCGGGAAGTCGGGCTGGCCGAGGCCGAGGTTGATGGCGTCCTCGCCGGCCGCTTCGAACACCTCGCGGATGCCGCTGATCGATATCGCCTCCACGCGCGCGGAGAAGTCGGTCATACTCTACGGGGTGTCGCGCTCGCCGATAACTGTTGGTGGTCCGCCGCGGTCGAAAAAACGAAGAAATCGACGTGGTTCGGCTGGTCCGACCGCTCCGTCAGTAGTTCCGTCGCCTGAAGGCCAGGACCGATGCGCCGGCGAACGCGAACGTCCCGGCTATCAGTCCGCCTGGTGCCGATCCGGGGACTATTCCACTACCGGCCGGGTTGCTCATCGACGCGGCGCCTGTTCCCTCACAGGACTCGACGTCCCCGCTGTCCGGGAGGTCTCCGGGGTCGCCGGGGAACGTGCAGGTCTCCCCGCCCGCTCCGACCACGGCGCCGGTGACGTCGTAGATCGTCGACGTCCACTGGGCCTCGACCGGCTCGTTCGGCTCCTTAAATGCCTCAGCTGTCATCGTCGTTCCCGCTTCGTCGCCTTCGGCAGTGAACGAACTACCGGTCCACTCCCACCTGACGAACGGTTCGCCCTCCGGACAGTCATCGGCTCCTGCTCCGCCTATCGTGGGTGCTCCCTCGTCAGTTGTGCAGAGCAGAACGTAGCTGATCGCCGCACGCTGATCTTCCGTCTCGGTATCGGTCTCAGTGTCCGTTTCCGTGTCGGTCTCAGTGTCCGTCTCGGTATCGGTCTCCGTGTCAGTCTCAGTGTCTGTCTCGGTGTCAGTCTCCGTGTCGGTCTCAGTGTCTGTTTCCGTGTCAGTCTCAGTGTCCGTCTCGGTGTCAGTCTCCGTGTCGGTCTCAGTGTCCGTCTCCGTGTCGGTCTCAGTGTCCGTTTCCGTGTCAGTCTCAGTGTCGGTCTCGGTATCGGTCTCCGTGTCGGTCTCAGTGTCCGTTTCCGTGTCGGTCTCAGTGTCCGTTTCCGTGTCGGTCTCAGTGTCGGTCTCGGTATCGGTTTCCGTGTCGGTCTCAGTGTCCGTTTCCGTGTCCGTCTCGGTGTCTGTCTCGGTGTCCGTCTCGGTATCGGTCTCAGTGTCCGTTTCCGTGTCCGTCTCGGTGTCCGTTTCCGTGTCGGTCTCAGTGTCAGTCTCGGTCTCAGTGTCTGTCTCCGTGTCCGTCTCGGTGTCAGTCTCGGTCTCAGTGTCTGTCTCCGTGTCCGTCTCGGTATCGGTCTCGGTGTCTGTCTCGGTGTCCGTTTCCGTGTCAGTCTCGGTGTCGGTCTTTGTTTCCGTCTCGGTGTCTGTCTCGGTGTCTGTCTCCGTGTCCGTCTCGGTGTCCGTTTCCGTGTCAGTCTCGGTGTCAGTCTTTGTTTCCGTCTCGGTGTCGGTCTCAGTGTCCGTTTCTGTGTCGGTCGGCCGATCGGTCTTCGTTTCGGTGTCGGTGTCCGTTTCCGCGTCAGTCGGCTTCTCTGTCTCGTTATCCGTCGTCACGTCGCCGCAGTCGCTGTTCAGGAGGTACGCGGCGCCGGCGTCGGTCTCTCCGTCGTTGTCGTTGTCCGGCGCGCCGACGAGGATAGCCTGTCCGCCGTCGTCGGTCACGTTGCCGGCGCCGGAGACGGCGTGGCCGGCGCGGTCGGTGGCGGCCTCGCCGTAGAACGTGGCGGCGGCGTCACCGAGCGACTGGAACGCCGGGGGCGACTGGGCTCCGGCGACTACGTAGGCGGCACCGGAGTCGTTTCCGTTCTCGTCGTGGCCGGGTGCGCCGACGAGCAGGTCGTCGATTCCGTCACAGGTGACGTCGGCCGGGCCGGCGTCGGAGACGGACCAGCCCGCCAGGTCGCCCTCACGGTCGCCGGTCAGCGTTCGGTCGGCATCGGCCAGGGAGCGCACTCCCTCGGCGTCGGCGCCGCCGTAGACGACGTAGGCCGCGCCGGTCGCGTCGACGGCGTCGGCGTCGTGGTACGGTGCGCCGACGACGACGTCCGCGACGCCGTCGTCGTTCACGTCACCGGCGCCCGAGACGGACCACCCGGCACGGTCGCGGTCCGAGGCGCCGGTGAGGATCAGGTCGGCCGATCCGAGGTCGACTGTCCCCGAGACGTCGGTGGAGACGACGTAGGCGCCGCCGGCGCTCGCCGTCTCGTTCGTCTCGCCGGACCAGTTCATCGCGCCCACGACGACGTCGGCCGTGCCGTCGTCGTCGACGTCACCGGCACCGGAGACGGACCAGCCCGCCTGGTGGCCGGCCGACTCGCCTTCCATCGTCGCCGCGGCTGCGTCGTCGAGCGCAGCGGTTCCGTTGGCGTCCGCGCCGGGGACCAGGTACGCGGCGCCCGCCTCGTCGTTCGCGTAGGGCGCTCCGACCAGGACCGCGTCGTCACCGTCTGCGTCGGTCGCGTTCGACACCGACCAGCCCGCGCGGGCGTCCGCGTCGGTGCCTTCCAGGGTAGCGTTCGCGTCGGCGAGGCTCATGTTCGCGGGGAGCGAGTCGCCGCCGTGGACGACGTAGGCCGCGCCGGTGTTCGACCCGGTCGAGTCGTGGTTCGGCGCACCGACGACGACGTCGTCGTAGCCGTCGTCGTTCACGTCACCCGCGTGCGAGACGGACCAGCCGGCCATGTCGTCGGCCGAGGCGCCGACGAGTTTGACGTCGGCGTCTTCCAGGTCGACCTCGCTCGCGTTCACGGGCCCGTAGACGATGTAGGCCGCGCCGGCGTCCTCGCCGCCGGTGTCGTTGTGCGGCGCGCCGATGATCAGGTCGTCGACGCCGTCGCCGTTGACGTCACCGGCGCTGGCGACCGATCGCCCCGCGGTATCGTTCATACCTTCACCGTGGAACTCCGTGTCCGCGTCCGAGAGGTTGGTCTCGCCGGAGAGCCCGTCCGGTTCGGCTTGCTGTGCGACCTGTGACTGACCACCGGTCGTGACGGCGCCGGCGGTAATCACCATCGTGCTCGCGACCACGAGGAATGTGATCGCGACGACTGTCCCATTCGACAACGCTGTCGTAGAGATTCGCTTTGGAAGCATTCCTTCGACGGTACCCGACCAGTCACCTTTGTTATAAATAGAGAAACGAGAGTAAGGGATATTACCGGTCGAAGCCGGGCGAGTAACTCGCGACGATCCGACCGACAACGTCCGCTTACAGGAGTACTGACGAGCGCGTCAGAACCGTTCTGTACCGAGTCGAAAAACACAACCTGATTCTGTCACATCCGTCGCGAGGCGGAGGGACGTTCGCCTCCGCCGTCGCTACGGTAGACTGATAGGACCAGGCGCGACCGAGTTAAGCCGACGCACTCCCCGGATAACGGTGGCTTTCGAAGCCCAGAGTAGACCGCTCGGATCCCGACGCCGCGAATCGCGCCCCTCCCTCCGCCGGCTGCGACGCTTCCGCACTGGTCGAGAGAAGCGAAGCGAGTATTACTCCTCGACTGCGTCACGGAGATCGTCGATGTGCGTTTCGAGGCGGCGGAGCGTCGCGTCCGCGTCGGTGTACCCGTTGTCGTACTCGCTGTAACAGTCGTCGGCGCTGGCCAGGAACTCCCGAACGGTCGCTTCGATGTCGTCCATACGTCGCGTTCGTCGCGCGACGGTTGAAACCTGGCGATTCCAGTCGGGGGGCTTCGGTGAGGACGCCGAGCGCACGAAACTGCGTGGCGTCAGGTTGATAGCCGGGCGGCACTGACCCGCCGCCCATGGAACTGGCCTACCGGGACCGGGCGCTCGTCCTCGACGACGTCCTCGTGCTCGCGGACCTCCACGTGGGGAAGGGGGAGACGGCGAACCTGGAGGTTCCGGTCGGCGACAGCGCGGACATGACCGGGCGCTTCGAGGCGCTCGTGAGCGAAGGCGACGTCTCGGCCGTCGTCGTCGCCGGCGACTTCCTCCACTCGTTCGGCACGATTCCCCGGACCGTCGAGGAGACGGTCCGGGAGGTCTTTCGCATCGGCGATGCGTACGAC encodes:
- a CDS encoding PH domain-containing protein; translated protein: MTLPDWAPASADETAVWQGKPRARIVHWGVVTGVLVAVTVLGVGGFLWRSGAIGLALLAACAAVALVGFAMPAGSAYLWRTHTDYLLTDAALYHRTGAVWVTVTELGLEKVQNSAYSQGVFGTMFDHGTVTVDTAGSEGAELSLRALDDPDDVHRLVAERAGVTGSDESIPGTIEQWRAVLDEVRKLRTVLRTE
- a CDS encoding vWA domain-containing protein — its product is MATISTDVNRPYLPSDGAKITAEIDVEPGEQDESVRRHVALCIDTSGSMGGAKIQQARDGAAWVFGLLDDDDYVSLVGFDTDATVHIPTTRWGRLERDEAMDAVEDLTAGGGTDMFGGLASAREELASSRAGPDAVKRLLLLSDGKDNEHEPDDFEELAREIDNSGVRIQSAGIGEDYNEDTIRTLGTTARGTWTHLEAPGDIEEFFGDAVEQAASVVAPDAQVELDVAPGVEVSEVYRALPQAQEVDVEWEDNAAVVKLPDLTEREHQRVVLKIHAPARRELEEVTLADVTLSARGDTASDDVTVEYTDDNEKLAEHDESVSIDHKQTVIRTELGKGNVEAAETQVEKMTVVHGEDTEAVQEADRQTQIVKEGGRAEQSQATQIVDDADRLG
- a CDS encoding serine/threonine protein kinase; its protein translation is MSATALASGDLVADRYRIENEAGSGGFAIAYEAVDTQTGDTVAVKVPNTAGSSNDAAVVEEYFLKEATALESIRDAGGHPNVMNLLDRHEDEDGPVLVVEFVDGYELDDAIDKTGPLDPAEVREVGVGLCGAMSFLHENEIVYRDLKPDNVMLTERDGRVTPVLIDFNTATGFDASGEAEDSGTTILGPYKPREVADASRSEARQGPWSDVYSIGKILLFLLKGTVPKMDGVDPRDFGVDCPPYLAEIVERATATSYEDRYHNATAMEHVLREKDPTPPPQASVRYLQQADRYTIHVGDTIGREDAVGPSPAVAIQDDDEYISTVQVQFDVDDHGNWVLRDRSLNGTYVQTGDGWQRVLGEAGRERLREQGEDPTDRHGNVPPTTFRLQDGDLVALVHPSYGVTFEFHQH
- a CDS encoding PP2C family protein-serine/threonine phosphatase; the encoded protein is MDYATNYDVGDRKRGGGINEDSVALSVFEQGHRSGVTADGTDGNGIGRDGAGEPDESEGPPANRSAAVFALADGAGGHDAGDVASYLATTVVCEELAPVVAEAARRDPGDFAVDIDESLLPDRPSATDLQTAVADAIVAAHRAVVAYAAESGTQAYTTVVAGVVVDGEVHYGWVGDSRAYLVNGARQSIELLTKDHGVVQELHDRGEIDDVAAHVHPRGNEITRALGGAGDGDPETASVPVETNSVPIFAEDVLLVTSDGLIDAQTDAPALYERYVEAGRSDEAAEVVRDAVVTDEEIRDLVLGSDSLVDAASGLIDLSNDRGGKDNLSVVLARDSALPSTPGEDEGMPVRAVDPDDPVEDRETVILPGE
- a CDS encoding double zinc ribbon domain-containing protein, giving the protein MSESDTASVECPLCGEAFDPAAAGGWCTNSDCGEWQYEADATSDEQSVGADDSTADGEDPLADVADGSEPTDPPSWMQEDDDESADADESDGTDDAAPDEAAGAVDDDAAPDEAAGAVDDDGADDDVADDAETEADLEADDAVSTSDADDGAADADSFDCPGCGTELAADVNFCPDCGSDVSSFPADDGADDELAACPSCGGDVDADDSFCAQCGEDLDAHRGGANVLTECPDCGTDVGPDDSFCADCGTDLDAARSGGAAGAGDASGDSAPSALALTAHGKTVVAGDGDIVGREIRSLLTEAGRPEDEAVRVHREHVRFVREDGQFYAVALGQNPTRVNGTSLTKGDREAVAPGDELELSEVVTLDVEAA
- a CDS encoding UbiA family prenyltransferase translates to MAIARHGSGVAAAVRALASQVHPVFMLPPLSASLFGGLLADQFSLPLAGVHLAAVFFGLYTAHVKDGYVDFYGRGEDDDHPLSERGCRLALAGTSVGFFACTLGLFALVDVWAALITLPGWLIGYHHAPRLDMHPVTASIGYPTGIAFALLGGFYVQTAGLAPVVVALAVVFLVVLSGIKVIDDSTDVEYDRSIDKRTVAVVLGRTRARRLAYGLMFLGMVAVLAMAVTMSSIPPSAALAALAFGIVAVLSRNADAELATMLLIRGSYVFLALLLAAVWFRPLA
- a CDS encoding pyridoxal phosphate-dependent aminotransferase; this translates as MTDFSARVEAISISGIREVFEAAGEDAINLGLGQPDFPTPEHAREGAIDAIRAGDVDAYTSNKGTESLREAIADKHARDNDLDVDPGDIIATAGGSEALHVAIEAHVDAGEEVVFPDPGFVSYDALTKLAGGTPRPVPLREDLTMDPATVEDAITDDTAAFVVNSPANPTGAVQSPEDMREFARIASDHDVLCISDEMYEHIVFDGEHRSPAEFDDTGNVVVVNGCSKSYSMTGWRLGWVTGSNERVERMLRVHQYAQACAAAPSQYAAEAALNGPQDAVAEMSAAFEERRDVLVDGLADAGLDCPTPQGAFYAMPKVPEGFVDEVIDRGVVIVPGEAFGEHGAGYARISYAVDVETLKEALEIMDDAAQAVRH